Proteins encoded together in one Lathyrus oleraceus cultivar Zhongwan6 chromosome 5, CAAS_Psat_ZW6_1.0, whole genome shotgun sequence window:
- the LOC127083650 gene encoding protein MICRORCHIDIA 6, producing the protein MGSVEIIDLSSEDESDKAVPVAVKLEPGCATGAEKERVTGGRRLVKCEKSRTQATRQDGDENISYSAPSTGHSNSSVLEQGPSPIDDTGISYASSICAAPLSRQFWKAGSYDDGHGSQITATDGKNYLHVHPMFLHSNATSHKWAFGAIAELLDNAVDEIQNGATFVSVDKISNPRDGSPALLIQDDGGGMDPEAMRRCMSFGFSDKNSKLAIGQYGNGFKTSSMRLGADAIVFSRHLNNGILTQSIGLLSYTFLMQTQLDRIVVPMVNYEYNTSTSSLDVLNGKEHFMANLELLLRWSPYSSEADLLKQFQNMGSYGTKVVVYNLWFNDEGITELDFDTDPEDIRIAWDVKKITTKPAWRRIQEEHIAKTFRYSLRVYLSILYLRLPKTFQIILRGQAVKPHSIADDLKLVEFVKYTPQCGGGPVEELFVTIGFLKEAPHVNIHGFNVYHKHRLILPFWQVVRYSDSRGRGVVGIMQADFVEPTHDKQDFEKTSLFQKLEARLKSMTWEYWDTHCRLIGYRQEVRPRTPVTQPLPSLQKSLGYHNKRKTDELIDLQKRKKQITTTPADEVVNPETIKLMQENKKLHTECSELEKRGEELNSKVVELRNKIEEAQNDYIRLLAEVQSLDVKEE; encoded by the exons ATGGGGAGTGTAGAGATTATTGATTTATCTAGTGAGGATGAAAGTGATAAGGCTGTTCCCGTAGCAGTGAAATTGGAGCCAGGGTGTGCTACGGGGGCTGAGAAAGAGCGCGTGACTGGTGGTCGGCGACTAGTCAAATGTGAGAAATCTCGAACTCAGGCAACTAGACAAGATGGTGATGAAAATATAAGCTATAGTGCCCCGAGTACAGGTCATAGTAATTCCAGTGTATTGGAGCAGGGGCCGTCGCCAATTGATGATACTGGCATTTCCTATGCATCATCCATTTGTGCAGCACCGCTTTCCAGACAGTTTTGGAAAGCTGGGAGCTATGATGACGGGCATGGTTCTCAAATTACAGCTAcag ATGGAAAGAACTATCTACATGTACACCCCATGTTCCTTCACTCAAATGCAACTTCACACAAGTGGGCATTTGGCG CCATAGCAGAGCTTCTTGATAATGCCGTTGATGAG ATCCAAAATGGGGCTACCTTTGTCAGTGTagataaaatttcaaatccaaGAGATGGAAGTCCAGCATTGTTAATTCAAG ATGACGGGGGCGGCATGGATCCGGAAGCAATGCGTCGCTGCATGAGTTTTGGATTTTCAGATAAAAACTCAAAGCTTGCTATTGGGCAGT ATGGAAATGGCTTCAAGACCAGTAGTATGAGGCTTGGTGCAGATGCTATAGTCTTCAGTCGCCATCTGAATAATGG GATTTTGACTCAAAGCATTGGACTTTTGTCATATACATTTCTGATGCAAACGCAACTTGACAGAATAGTAGTACCAATG GTGAATTATGAGTATAATACTTCAACTTCATCGTTGGATGTATTAAACGGCAAAGAACATTTTATGGCAAATTTAGAATTGCTGTTGCGTTGGTCACCATATTCATCCGAAGCAGATCTTCTGAAACAA TTTCAAAACATGGGATCTTACGGTACTAAAGTTGTTGTCTACAATTTGTGGTTCAATGATGAGGGAATTACAGAGTTAGATTTTGATACAGATCCCGAG GATATTCGCATTGCTTGGGATGTCAAGAAGATCACTACTAAACCTGCATGGAGGAGAATCCAAGAGGAACATATTGCAAAAACATTCCGTTACTCATTACGT GTGTACTTGTCCATATTGTACTTGCGGTTACCAAAAACTTTCCAAATTATATTGAGAGGGCAAGCTGTAAAGCCACATAGCATTGCTGACGATCTTAAACTTGTTGAATTTGTCAAATATACACCGCAATGTGGTGGTGGACCTGTAGAG GAACTTTTTGTAACAATTGGATTTCTTAAGGAAGCCCCTCATGTCAATATTCATGGTTTCAATGTATATCACAAACATCGGCTGATACTG CCATTTTGGCAGGTTGTAAGATATTCAGACAGTAGAGGCAGAGGAGTTGTTG GTATCATGCAAGCAGATTTTGTTGAGCCAACTCATGATAAACAGGATTTTGAGAAAACTTCCTTGTTTCAAAAGCTAGAAGCGCGATTGAAGTCAATGACATGGGAGTACTG GGATACTCATTGTAGACTAATTGGGTATCGGCAGGAAGTTAGGCCTCGAACTCCAGTTACCCAACCACTTCCTTCGTTGCAGAAGTCACTTG GATATCATAATAAGAGAAAGACAGATGAACTGATAGACCTTCAGAAGAGGAAAAAACAG ATCACCACAACTCCTGCAGACGAGGTAGTAAACCCAGAGACCATAAAGTTGATGCAAGAAAATAAGAAATTACATACAGA ATGCTCGGAATTGGAAAAGAGAGGTGAAGAACTTAATTCCAAG GTGGTGGAGCTTAGAAATAAAATAGAGGAAGCCCAAAATGATTATATTCGGCTTTTAGCTGAAGTGCAGTCTTTAGACGTTAAAGAGGAGTAG